The DNA region TTTGGCGTGCATGCTCAGCGAATGAGctgttacaccggttgaatcccaccacgggcAATGACGAATCTAGCGCAGTAATATCTTTCAAGTAATCAGTGGATGAAGATGCTTTCGGGGGGCGCATTTGGACCACGGGAAACCCAGCCAATCCCGATAGGGATATCAGAACAACTAACCTTTTTATCTTTGTCTTCATCCATTTTTAAGGCACTCTCAGAAGCTTTTTTCATTTTGAGGAGTTCTTCTTGAGACTTGTGATATTGATGAAGTAGTCCTTTGATTTCTTCTTCCTTGGCTTGGAGAAGAGCTTGGAggttctccttctcccccttcacCTGGGTGATCTCCTTCCTCAACTGGGCAAGATCAGCAGACAAAGTGTCCTTCTCCTTCAACAGATCCTTCAGTTTGGATGACAAGGAGTTGACCTCATTTTCTGAAGAAGTCCGAAGCTCTTCGTACAATACTCTAGGCACCATGGCTTCACACACCGCAGCTTCTTCTTCTAACAACTCCTTCTGCAGACGCTGCACTTCACTCTCTTTTTGAAGGATCTGCTCTTTGAGtgcatttatttcttcttccacttcATTCACTGAGGCCTGGAGAGCAGTAACTACTTGAAGATGTTCTGTGAGGGAGACAGAATTCTTCTTTTGAGTGTCAACCAAGTTCTGGAGTTGTGTCATTTCACTCAGCACGTTGGTGTACTGTGTCTTCATTTCCAACAAAGCCTGTTCTGCTTGCTCTCTCTGTGAGACGGTGGCCTCCATTAGCTTCTCATATTCCTCCAGAGGTATGTATCCTGAACTCAGATCTTCTGGAGTGCTTTTCTTCCTGCAATCTTCAAGTTCTGCCTGGGCTTCTTTGTACATTTGAGAAAGTTCACTAACCTGCCTGTTGAGTTCGTTGATCATTTGGTTCTTGGCATCCTTCACCTCTTCAGCTTCATCACTCTGCCCTAATTCCATCTGAGCCTTCAGCCTGTCTTGAAGCTTTTTGATTTTGTCCTGTCCTTCCTTATATTTCTCAATCAGCAACATCTTTTCCTGGTTGATATTTTCAATGACTGAACAATAAGACTTCTTCATCTCCTCACATTCCTCCACAGACACGATACCAGCtgcatttctctccctttcttccagcTTTACTTCTAGTTCCTTCACCTTCACTTTCAGCATTTCATCATCTTCTTGAGCTTTCTTCAGCTTCTCCTTCAGGAGCTCAACTTCTTCACAGGTCGTTTTGACCTCCTGCAGGTTGGGCTCTTTGCTTTCTGAAGTTACCAGGTCCAGTTTCATTTGTCTCTGGACATGCAGCATCTCCTTCACCGCTTCTTCGTATTTGAGTTGAGATTCTTTGAGTTTCTGGCTGAGGTCGGTGCCATTCTCTGAAATTTCGGAGCTGTTTAACAAAGGACTCCCCTCCTCCAGCACAGTAGACTGAAGCTGTGACTCCAAGTGCAATCTCTTTGCTTCCGAACTATCTAGTCTCTTCTGGACTTCTTCTAAACTTTCTTGTAactgtttaatttttaattcattaAGGCCTGCTTCTTCCCGAGCCTGTGCCAGAATCAGAGGAGATGTGCTTATCTCCTCGGCTGCTACTGTTGAGTCTTCACTCAGCCTATTAGTCAAAGCACCAAATTCTGTGTTTGTGGAACAAGAAGACTCCATTGTAGTGTCGGTATCTTCTGTTTTGAAGGTCCTTGCCTGCAGAGACAGAAGAGGGCAGTATTTCACAATCTAATTTCAATGTAATCCAAGAATTCCTTCCCCATCCAGAAGACAAGGAGCTACatttttccctcccctctttgaTCATTACTGGGTCAACATTGGATTTCCATTCAACCAGCAAACCTCTCCCTTCACCCCTCTGCTTCTGCCAGAAGGATGATGTTGTGGTGTGGCTGGTCCCAAGAGTTCCCATTTCCAATGCAGTCTGGATTGTATTTCTGATTTCAGAATCAGACTGACGATAACGATACTGACTGCCTAAACCACAAACATGAGGACACAGAAGAGGGGATGGAATCTGAATGTGTTCCAGGTGATGTCATGGTGGGCTTTTAATAAGGCTAAGTCACCTACCCCAAGACACAAAAACAcatgccgtatttttcggagtataagatgcactttctcCCCTCtacaaaagtgggtgaaaatttaggtgcgtcttatagaccgaatatgggcatttttggcctcccgaacccTCTGCGTGTTGCAGTTTCACCCTACCCAGCCCCTAGAAGCCCTCTGCAGTGTTCCTCATGGCCCGTTTTTGccaaaatgggtccatttttgggCTCCCAAACCCGCgacagccttctgtgcatctcgttttcaccctccccggcccccagaagcattctgaaGGCCAAAAACGAGTgcgttttggcaaaaatgggcctggtttttttgttgaaaacaggccacgtggagcactgcagagtgcttctgggggccagggagggcaaaaacatgaaCACGTGGAGGccacaaactatttttttcttgtttttgtcctgtaaatctaggtgtgtcttataggtctgaaaaatacagtatatccgcCCTGTGTTTCTCCATGAAGTAGTAGAGAGAAGCAATATATCTGCTAGTGCATAGAAAGGAAACGAACATGTGGATGCCAAAGTAGAGGACCTAGTTTCTCCCACCGGATCTTGCATGGAGCACTTATCTCCATGTTGCTAAAAGGAAAGAGATGCTGCTTCTGCTTGGTCTAACAGAGGAAAATGAATTTCTCTTTGCAGGGCGGGGCGGAAAAGGATGATTTTCAAGCTACTTGCTTCATGGAGAAAAATGCTTCCTCTCTGTAGGAGCAAGTAAGCATCCATTTGCTTTCCACTTGCAGTTGCACAGAGAATGGAGAAGAGTTGCCCCAGTGTGGGTAGTAGTAAAGGTGTCAATATGGACTGGAGAGATCCAAGTTCAAGCCCATGCCCAACCTCAGCCAAGGAAGCTCACTGGATGATTTTTGAGCcaaacagtctctctctctctcagctctttGTTGTTGTAAGGGCAATATGAAAGGAGATTCTCACCCAAGCTACCTTCTGCTTTTCAGAAAGAAAAGGGTGACATGAATCATATACACCagctcaaggcctgggggctggatccagcccacgggtgcttaaatctggcccatggggtcacCCTGGAAAGAGCAAGAGACCGGCCgatagtgcctctgccagcaaaaatggaactcgggagggCCATGCgcggccctcccaggctccgttttcagccacgACAGCCTTCTGTagccctctgccactgaaaaggaAGTTCAGGGGGAccgctgcaggaggccatcgcagccaaaaatggagcttgggagcccgttttggctgacagagtgctcaggccaccacaggcaccatcGCCCCCGACAGgagtgatatcaagctggccatgcccctcccacccacccccaccccccaaggtcaaacacaaccctgatgtggccctcaatgaaattgaatttgacacccctgatatacacAAATAATCCATAATTGTGGGTTATTTGTCAGGGAGGGAATGGGGGCTTTACTAGAGGAACTCTGATTTGGCTTCCATTTGTTGTATGGACCAACTGATGGATCAGAATTTTTTTCCAATCCCATATAA from Thamnophis elegans isolate rThaEle1 chromosome 3, rThaEle1.pri, whole genome shotgun sequence includes:
- the RAI14 gene encoding ankycorbin isoform X2, encoding MKSLKAKFRKSDTHEWNKNDDRLLQAVENADLEKVASLLGKKGANATKHDSEGKTAFHLAASKGYSECLRLMISHGAEVTILDGTGHNALHLAAKNNHVDCVKRLLQSKCPAENTDSSGKTALHYSAAQGCLQITQHLCEHKCPLNIKDQDGNTPFFLTVQNGHSEVCKYLLDHGADVNSRDKNGRTALMLACEAGNLSIAEILIQKGAEINLADALGHNALHYSMLSENTGIQRLLQSKMVQDADAKSPIKSKQLADRSSSQATTSTPASGKSQLFAQQGSKEDTSAIHSDCKDGLSESTAGANSILDVSSGIEQQDLLMMLQGKVASLTLQNKKLQEKLQARTFKTEDTDTTMESSCSTNTEFGALTNRLSEDSTVAAEEISTSPLILAQAREEAGLNELKIKQLQESLEEVQKRLDSSEAKRLHLESQLQSTVLEEGSPLLNSSEISENGTDLSQKLKESQLKYEEAVKEMLHVQRQMKLDLVTSESKEPNLQEVKTTCEEVELLKEKLKKAQEDDEMLKVKVKELEVKLEERERNAAGIVSVEECEEMKKSYCSVIENINQEKMLLIEKYKEGQDKIKKLQDRLKAQMELGQSDEAEEVKDAKNQMINELNRQVSELSQMYKEAQAELEDCRKKSTPEDLSSGYIPLEEYEKLMEATVSQREQAEQALLEMKTQYTNVLSEMTQLQNLVDTQKKNSVSLTEHLQVVTALQASVNEVEEEINALKEQILQKESEVQRLQKELLEEEAAVCEAMVPRVLYEELRTSSENEVNSLSSKLKDLLKEKDTLSADLAQLRKEITQVKGEKENLQALLQAKEEEIKGLLHQYHKSQEELLKMKKASESALKMDEDKDKKITDMSKEVTKLKEALNSLSQLSYSTGTPKRQSQQLELLQQQVKQLQNQLAETKKQHQEIVSVYRTHLLYAVQGQMDEDVQKVLKQILTMCKNPSQKKGETVFVDP
- the RAI14 gene encoding ankycorbin isoform X1; amino-acid sequence: MKSLKAKFRKSDTHEWNKNDDRLLQAVENADLEKVASLLGKKGANATKHDSEGKTAFHLAASKGYSECLRLMISHGAEVTILDGTGHNALHLAAKNNHVDCVKRLLQSKCPAENTDSSGKTALHYSAAQGCLQITQHLCEHKCPLNIKDQDGNTPFFLTVQNGHSEVCKYLLDHGADVNSRDKNGRTALMLACEAGNLSIAEILIQKGAEINLADALGHNALHYSMLSENTGIQRLLQSKMVQDADAKSPIKSKQHDQASKLSSERSGTPKKRKAPPPPPISPIQLADRSSSQATTSTPASGKSQLFAQQGSKEDTSAIHSDCKDGLSESTAGANSILDVSSGIEQQDLLMMLQGKVASLTLQNKKLQEKLQARTFKTEDTDTTMESSCSTNTEFGALTNRLSEDSTVAAEEISTSPLILAQAREEAGLNELKIKQLQESLEEVQKRLDSSEAKRLHLESQLQSTVLEEGSPLLNSSEISENGTDLSQKLKESQLKYEEAVKEMLHVQRQMKLDLVTSESKEPNLQEVKTTCEEVELLKEKLKKAQEDDEMLKVKVKELEVKLEERERNAAGIVSVEECEEMKKSYCSVIENINQEKMLLIEKYKEGQDKIKKLQDRLKAQMELGQSDEAEEVKDAKNQMINELNRQVSELSQMYKEAQAELEDCRKKSTPEDLSSGYIPLEEYEKLMEATVSQREQAEQALLEMKTQYTNVLSEMTQLQNLVDTQKKNSVSLTEHLQVVTALQASVNEVEEEINALKEQILQKESEVQRLQKELLEEEAAVCEAMVPRVLYEELRTSSENEVNSLSSKLKDLLKEKDTLSADLAQLRKEITQVKGEKENLQALLQAKEEEIKGLLHQYHKSQEELLKMKKASESALKMDEDKDKKITDMSKEVTKLKEALNSLSQLSYSTGTPKRQSQQLELLQQQVKQLQNQLAETKKQHQEIVSVYRTHLLYAVQGQMDEDVQKVLKQILTMCKNPSQKKGLQMSNIT